From Alkalibacter saccharofermentans DSM 14828, the proteins below share one genomic window:
- a CDS encoding PTS transporter subunit IIC produces the protein MQTFNSIFMWITGLGGGGILMVALFILGVVFKVGIGKAARSAITSAVGFTGLFLVVDMLIAVMGPATSAMVERFGWQLQIVDVGWGLIGMAWGSPVTGFIIITAIVLNIALLFIGFTKTLMIDFWNYWSFAAAGALAYGATENVWFSVLVAAIYMVISWKVADIVAPNYQEFYGMPGVSWPTGAVIPTAMIGIPVVKLIQKIPVIKDINADPESIQDRFGVLGEPVIIGAFLGVLIGIMAGFGAQTVITMGIQMAAVLVLTPRMIAVLMEGLLTISGAASEFTQKYMKGRKIWIGIDASTILGHPATLSSILILTPIVTFMSLIPGNQMLAVASLVAIPWFVIPMTSYAKGNVLHIVLSCIVVFAVYFWCATALAGAHTNIAVITGFQLPEGAELIGSLSEGGNPITWILVKIGEMLGL, from the coding sequence ATGCAAACGTTTAACTCGATATTCATGTGGATAACTGGATTAGGTGGCGGAGGAATACTGATGGTTGCCCTATTCATACTAGGTGTAGTCTTTAAAGTAGGAATCGGGAAAGCTGCTAGATCAGCAATAACTTCGGCAGTAGGTTTTACAGGATTGTTCTTGGTAGTTGACATGTTGATAGCTGTAATGGGACCGGCAACAAGTGCGATGGTAGAAAGGTTTGGCTGGCAGCTTCAAATTGTTGACGTTGGTTGGGGGCTTATAGGTATGGCCTGGGGTTCGCCTGTTACAGGGTTTATAATAATAACAGCGATAGTTCTAAATATCGCTTTGCTCTTCATAGGTTTTACTAAAACCCTTATGATTGACTTTTGGAACTACTGGTCATTTGCAGCAGCTGGTGCGCTGGCGTATGGAGCGACAGAAAATGTTTGGTTCAGCGTATTGGTAGCAGCGATCTATATGGTCATCAGCTGGAAGGTTGCGGACATAGTTGCACCCAATTATCAAGAGTTTTATGGAATGCCCGGAGTATCTTGGCCAACAGGAGCAGTTATACCAACTGCAATGATTGGAATACCTGTTGTTAAACTAATTCAGAAGATTCCTGTCATCAAAGATATAAATGCAGATCCAGAGTCTATCCAAGATAGATTTGGAGTTTTGGGAGAACCGGTAATAATAGGAGCTTTTCTTGGAGTTCTAATAGGCATAATGGCTGGTTTTGGAGCTCAAACTGTAATAACTATGGGCATACAGATGGCTGCAGTATTGGTTTTAACACCTAGGATGATCGCTGTATTGATGGAAGGCTTGTTAACGATTTCAGGAGCGGCATCAGAGTTTACTCAAAAGTATATGAAGGGCAGAAAAATTTGGATCGGTATCGATGCATCTACTATTTTGGGTCATCCTGCTACATTGTCATCAATCTTGATTTTGACACCGATTGTAACATTCATGTCTTTGATACCAGGAAATCAAATGCTGGCAGTAGCAAGCCTTGTCGCAATACCATGGTTTGTTATTCCAATGACGTCTTATGCTAAAGGAAATGTACTTCACATAGTCTTGTCTTGCATAGTGGTCTTTGCAGTATACTTCTGGTGTGCTACAGCATTGGCAGGAGCGCATACAAACATCGCGGTAATAACCGGGTTCCAATTGCCGGAAGGTGCTGAATTAATCGGAAGCTTGTCAGAAGGTGGAAATCCGATAACATGGATATTGGTTAAAATAGGTGAGATGCTAGGCCTATAG